A single Gasterosteus aculeatus chromosome 2, fGasAcu3.hap1.1, whole genome shotgun sequence DNA region contains:
- the nol4lb gene encoding nucleolar protein 4-like b isoform X4 produces the protein MSEPTWLAADLGAASDLSPPSRGERMRHSPQNTHSKEDDEDSSSESGSGNGLPTLTPPSSAVTDGPMAGEAEVINGNGGPAPLDFSTPTSSSSSSEDQQPMNLSDPPPQRLPLSTSHLPVTVSAAAAALLGALHPSAPEELRRKYPLAAKPPLAPHPALPLPLPHTHNAHTPITHSQSHTHAVELRLDREARDYGGKSPQYSSGGSYDSVKMDLGAEDLTTGRQGAPDDDDDDHDDHDDNDKINDTEGVDPERLKAFNMFVRLFVDENLDRMVPISKQPKEKIQAIIESCSRQFPEFQERARKRIRTYLKSCRRMKKSGMETRPTPPHLTSAMAENILAAACESESRNAAKRMRLDVYHDEQISLDKPSSGGGGLREPASLAHSAYSLAASAFASQDSQLYINGAGLSYGYRGFPGLGATMQHPVSLTTGAAGQSNGPTDLSMKSVPSANISNSTSSASTNNSLGGRGSGGGGGGGASTQLSQPEITAVRQLIAGYRESAAFLLRSADELENLILQQN, from the exons AGGATTCCTCGTCAGAGAGCGGCAGTGGAAATGGCCTGCCCACCCTGACTCCTCCCTCTTCCGCTGTAACGGATGGCCCCATGGCAGGGGAAGCAGAGGTCATCAACGGGAACGGCGGCCCAGCCCCGCTGGACTTCAGCAcgcccacttcctcctcctcctcttccgaGGACCAGCAGCCAATGAACCTTAGCGACCCTCCCCCTCAGCGCCTACCCCTGTCCACATCACATCTGCCTGTCACTGTGTCGGCCGCGGCCGCGGCGCTGCTCGGAGCTCTGCATCCCAGCGCGCCCGAGGAGCTCCGCAGGAAGTACCCGCTGGCCGCCAAACCTCCCCTGGCTCCGCACCCTGCCCTGCCTCTGCccctgccgcacacacacaacgcacacactccCATCACACACTCCCAGTCCCACACGCACGCTGTCGAGCTGCGATTGGACAGAGAGGCCAGGGACTACGGGGGCAAG tccCCCCAATATAGTTCGGGCGGCAGTTATGACAGCGTAAAGATGGACTTGGGTGCCGAGGACCTGACCACAGGGCGCCAAGGGGcccctgatgatgatgacgatgaccaCGATGACCACGACGACAACGACAAGATCAACGACACAGAGGGAGTCGACCCGGAGAGACTAAAGGCCTTTAAC atgtttgtgcgtctgtttgTGGATGAGAACTTGGATCGGATGGTTCCCATATCTAAACAGCCCAAGGAAAAGATCcaggccatcatcgagtcctgCAGCAGACAGTTCCCAGAATTCCAGGAACGCGCCCGCAAGCGCATCCGCACCTACCTCAAATCCTGCCGACGCATGAAAAAGAGCGGCATGGAG ACCCGTCCTACTCCACCTCACTTAACCTCAGCCATGGCTGAGAACATCCTGGCCGCCGCCTGTGAGAGCGAATCACGCAACGCCGCAAAGAGGATGCGCCTTGATGTCTATCAT GATGAGCAGATCTCTCTGGACAAGCCGTCTAGTGGCGGAGGGGGCCTGAGGGAGCCGGCATCCTTGGCTCACTCTGCATACTCCTTGGCTGCATCTGCCTTCGCCTCCCAGGACTCCCAGCTCTACATCAACGGAGCTGGCCTTAGCTACGGTTACCGTGGATTCCCAGGCCTGGGCGCTACCATGCAACATCCCGTTTCCCTGACGACCGGCGCCGCTGGTCAGAGCAACG GCCCAACAGACCTCAGCATGAAATCTGTGCCCTCTGCCAACATCAGTAACTCCACCTCCTCAGCCTCCACCAACAACAGCCTGGGCGGGCGGGGCAGCGGGGgcggtggagggggcggggcgtcAACCCAGCTGAGCCAACCGGAGATCACGGCCGTGCGTCAGCTGATTGCTGGCTACAGGGAGTCGGCCGCCTTCCTATTACGCTCTGCAGACGAGTTGGAGAACCTCATCCTGCAGCAGAACTGA